DNA from Mustela nigripes isolate SB6536 unplaced genomic scaffold, MUSNIG.SB6536 HiC_scaffold_4065, whole genome shotgun sequence:
TACTTTCTGAAGGTTTCAGAGTGACTATATTTTGCCTGGGTttcttaaagagattttttttttttgcatttccatatgagtattttaaaaccagaaacaCGTTTTGTTTCTATAGTTAAAACAAAAAGCTAACAGTAACAACAGCCACCAAAATTTTTCTGTCAGATGATTTTGAATTCGTTTTAACgtgtaattttctcttttcaaattttgtgTCTGCAGCAGCTCTGGATACTCATTCACATAGTGTAAATCGGTCCTCATATTCCATCAGAGTTTCTTCTACTCAGCATGTTCCTCATAGCAGCCTTTACATCCTTGTTCCTCAGACTATAGATGAGAGGATTGAGCATGGGAGTCATTACTCCATAGAAGAGAGAGATGAGGGCCTCAATGATGTCTTGATTATCAGCACTAACAGAGCTTTTAGATTTGGGCTTTGCATACATGAAGAAGATGGTTCCATAGAATATAATCACTACCGTTAGGTGGGCGGAGCAAGTGGAGAAGGCCTTCCGTTTTCCTTCCGTGGAAGGGATCCTCAGAATAGTGGtgacaataaaaatgtaagagataGAAATAACTAGCAGAGGTATAACCAGAACAACCAGATTTGACCCTGCCATGCTGATCACATTGATTGAAATATCAGCACAGGCCAGTTTTAGGATAGCCAAAATTTCACAGACAAAATGGTTAATGACATTATTAGCACAGAATGGTAACTGCATTGCGAGAGATGTCTGCAACACTGAGTCAACAAGCCCAGTGGCCCAGGACCCAGCTGCCATGGGCATGTAGGCGTTTTTCCTCATGATGACAGGGTATCTCAGTGGGTAGCAGATGGCTACATAGCGGTCAAGTGCCATCATACCTAGAAGCACACACTCTGTGGCCCCCATGGCAAAGGAGAGAAACATTTGCACCATGCACCCAGAAAAGGAGACCCTCTTCCTTACTGTCAGAAAGTTGTCAAGAATTAGTGGGACAGAGGAGCTGGTGTAACAAATGTCCAGGAAGGAAAGattacagaggaagaaatacatgggggTGTGCAAGTGAGAATCATAGATGATTACTGAGATAAGGACTCCATTTCCCAGAAGGATCATCAGGTACATCCACAAAACTAGCACAAAGAAAACTGTCTGGAGCTTTGGGTGGGCAGAAAGCCCAACAAGGACAAATTCTGTCATCATGGAATCATTGGTCCTTTCCATTTGGCATATAATCTTTCTCCAAAAGCACACTAGGTGGTAGAATAGGAATTTGTTAATGCAGTATCTGCAAGAGCTACATCTTTTAAGAATCATATTCTGTGTTACTGCTGTTCTATATTTGGATGTAACAGTATAAGTCTATGGCAGATTTCTCACTGAAAACCAAGGGCACCAGAGCAAGAATCTTAACCTGGTTTTCTCAGGGTTAAGAGAGAATACATTTGATTATAGGACATTTGGATCCCAAACCAGTTTATTGCTATTCCTACTAATTCTTCCTCTTAACATATTGACTGCAAGTCAGTGGTCTATAGCCTGAATGCAGCAGAGAGATGTGTTTTGTTTGACAGTCTTTTCAGCACTGTTTTAAATTTGAACCAGAGATCAACATTTTACAAGCAGGAGATATGgtttaaaagtgtattttcagcttgtcttcaaataaattataatattttaaatcattatacCTATTTCCATCTTGGAGCTCAGTTACGAATTATGCATTGGATCTGAAGCATGTTCTCCATTCCACCAGActgccctcctttctctcttatcTGCTTGTCACTGAAGGCGAATATTAGTTGCCAATTAACATGTTATTCTCAGTTGATTTCATTCATTAATAGTACCTGATGGGATTGTATATGTATCTGAATTTTCAACCAATAGCTGCAGGGCCACCTTATCCACTAGGCACTGTAGGCCTACCATACTGTTAGAAACCTatacaaaactttttat
Protein-coding regions in this window:
- the LOC132009068 gene encoding olfactory receptor 13C8, with amino-acid sequence MERTNDSMMTEFVLVGLSAHPKLQTVFFVLVLWMYLMILLGNGVLISVIIYDSHLHTPMYFFLCNLSFLDICYTSSSVPLILDNFLTVRKRVSFSGCMVQMFLSFAMGATECVLLGMMALDRYVAICYPLRYPVIMRKNAYMPMAAGSWATGLVDSVLQTSLAMQLPFCANNVINHFVCEILAILKLACADISINVISMAGSNLVVLVIPLLVISISYIFIVTTILRIPSTEGKRKAFSTCSAHLTVVIIFYGTIFFMYAKPKSKSSVSADNQDIIEALISLFYGVMTPMLNPLIYSLRNKDVKAAMRNMLSRRNSDGI